The genomic segment atgaaaaaggaaattacCATCATGGCCTAGATGGATTCATAGCGAGAAGCATGTTTTGTCCACCAGGAATATATTGCACGTTGGGTGACTTAGCAAGGGTTCCAGCTATTTCCCTTGATGCCTCAATCCTCCTTAGCTCAATCAGTCCCATACCAGCAGTCAGAGTTGCTTCCGAAATTAACTTCGCAGCCTCACTTTCACCTTCTGCTCGGATAACAGCAGCCCTCCTTTCCTGATCAGCTTTTGCCACAACGTACCTCGACCGCTCTGCCTCCTGTTGTGCCACCTGTTTTTGCTCCACTGCTCTTGAGAATTCGGCACCATATGACAAGTGTGTAATCGCTACATCGGCTAGCTCAATGTTAAAGTCCCTCGCACGCTGTGTCAGTGAATTCCGGACCAATGCAGACACTTGGGGACGCTCGGTGAGAAGCTGATCAGCATTGAACTGTGCAACCACAGCTTTCAACACCTCATTTCCAATGGAGGGAAGCACTTTCTCATCGTACTCAAGACCAAGGCGTTGATAAATTTCAGGAAGCTTATCCACCTTTTTCGCAAAAATACAACCAATCaaacattaatatttaaataacaaACTAAACCGTAGCATTCATCAAGCATACATACATGATCAAAACTACAATGTTAGTAGAATCAGAACTCCGGTCATAGCATCAAAAAagccttttcttttcttaaaatgCAAAAAGCAAAAACCAGAACCTTCATTAACCCATTTCATAATTACATACAAAAAAGTCATGCCTAATCAAGATTTAGTTCTTCATACATATATGTAAAAGAAAACccatttaatttgaataaaaaaaaaaggctttCTTGATTACCTTAGGTTTAGAAAGGACTCGAAGAGTGAGATTAACCATCTGGAGATCCTTGGTTCCGGAAATAGATGAGAAGGTGTGAGGCTTCATACGGATATCATAGATGAAAGGCTTCTGCAGCCATGGGACCAAAAAGTGGGTACCTTCTTCGGCCGTTTTGTCCAACACTCCTCTTAAACGATCAAAGATTACAGCTCTTTCGCCACCGTCCACGGTGTACATGGAGGCATTGAGGAGAGTTGCAGCGGCACCGAGGCCAAAAGCTGCGCGTGCGATGTTGGTTAAGAAAGACACTGCAGCTTGATTGCTTCCCATTTTTCTGGAATTCCTTGTTTGATTTGCTTTCTGCCGGTTGACAgggatttttgatttttttgggcAAGTGGGGGTTATTATTAGGGTTTATctacatatatttatatagagAGGGGCTTAAtgcatattttagtccctaaaaataCTGTTTTTCTCACTTTAGTCCCTAACGTTATTATAAGTTCATAGGTTCAGTCATGTGTTAACGTTAAGAATTGAAGTG from the Gossypium hirsutum isolate 1008001.06 chromosome D09, Gossypium_hirsutum_v2.1, whole genome shotgun sequence genome contains:
- the LOC107892189 gene encoding prohibitin-3, mitochondrial; the encoded protein is MGSNQAAVSFLTNIARAAFGLGAAATLLNASMYTVDGGERAVIFDRLRGVLDKTAEEGTHFLVPWLQKPFIYDIRMKPHTFSSISGTKDLQMVNLTLRVLSKPKVDKLPEIYQRLGLEYDEKVLPSIGNEVLKAVVAQFNADQLLTERPQVSALVRNSLTQRARDFNIELADVAITHLSYGAEFSRAVEQKQVAQQEAERSRYVVAKADQERRAAVIRAEGESEAAKLISEATLTAGMGLIELRRIEASREIAGTLAKSPNVQYIPGGQNMLLAMNPSRP